The Astyanax mexicanus isolate ESR-SI-001 chromosome 6, AstMex3_surface, whole genome shotgun sequence region AGCTTTATATCTCCACCttcccccaaaaaacaaaactacTACTTTGCTATATAATGTTTTTGTATTGCAAGCAAGCCCTGAATGTGACTATTTAACTGTATGtcatttattttaagaattatatATTGTTTGAATGAATCTTATTTTcttaaactgaaaaaagaaacagaTTTTGTGGCATTAGCACCACTGGCAGTGTCATGGGCACCTAATGCTCACTGATGTACAGGCTCTACCTCACAAATTACAGGACATAAAGGACCTAATGCAAACATTATTTATGGGGCCAGATACCGCAGAACACCTTTAGAGGTCTGGTGGAATCCATGCCTCAGCACAAGGGGGTCCTACTCTTAGACAGGtggtccttttttattttttaatgcatttttgtgTAATGGAGAGTAAGAGACTTAATTTACCTGTAGCTTCTGTGTGCAGTTTGGATTCATCGATGCTGGTCACCTTACAGGTTGCAAAGGTTTTTCTGCCCTCTACACGATCCAAAGCACTGTGAATCAGGACTACAGTACCCAGTGGAATCGGGCTATACAGGAACAAATtgcaaatttaaaaagaaatattcTTTAGTAGTAAGTAGTAAAATCCTCACATCCACGTGAAGACAATTTGATCTTGAGATCAAAGTGCATTTAAAAGAACAATCTGTAAAAATGACAGAAAACGTGTAAAATGGCTATATTAGTCCATTttcaaaacactggagagagGTGTCTGCCATGCCCCCTTTTCCCTAGACCTGACACGCACATGGATTGCCAGATTAAGGGACATACCCACACAAATGAGAGCAAGACAAGTTCAAGATTTTTTTGCAATAGCAATGTATAATTGCATTTGTAGCTAAATTATGTCAGTTAGAATGGAACTTTCATTGTGACTAATGAGTTCACAGTAAAATGTTATTGCATTACAGCATTAGCCAGCAtgagtctggatcactttactcaTCTGAAATTCTCTCCTCCTTGCTAACCCAGCTGCATGCAGAAAATGAGTACTTGAACGTTGAAACTAATTAAAATCCAAACCATACTAGTAATTTTGATAAACCTAGCTAAAATGTGCTAACCCTAGCAGAGGCTCAGTTCATACCTGTTTAGGACACATTTAACCATCACAACATCTGTCTTGTactccttctgggctctaagctgtcATCATCTAATTTTACTTGCGCTTTACTCTGTCTCTGGTCATTTATGTACCATAACCGGCAACCCTGGGTATGGAAATAGGACTGGGTAATGGACAAAGAGAAGGATCAGATgataaaacacaaacagattATCCCTCCACCACCAGGCTACGGATGTCATTTAGCACAAACTTGCAGAATACACCTAAAGGTGGGTCGAATTAAGATCTGATCATGCTCCCAACACATACACCAAAAGCCACAGGAAaggatactagttcctgtcccatgactattGGCATGTTACTGTAAATGCAACAAACATTCTGAACCGCTGAGTCACTTAAGAACTCTAATAATGTTCATTTACCTGCGATAGTTGATGTTGAGATTGGCAGTCACAACAGGCCCAGACAGGTAACCAGTCATAGTGCCTGTCACAGAATCCATCATGGTGGCAATTGCTCCTCCATGTACATGCCTGTGGCACAGAAAAACAGTCTTAAATCACTTCCTATGTTACACACAAGGGGATTTCCTTTTTCTTACATTGTCATTGAGAAATATGCACTGTTTATAAAAACCTCACTGTTTCTAATTTAGCTGTAGGTAAATCACACTCAGTTATACGTATGTAACAATGTGAAATATAGTAAATTATGTACTTTGATTTCTAATagattacattatatttggcagaaATATAATGATGCTCTTACAGATGCTCTAACAGATGTTTTTATGCTCACCCAGGTGGTCCTTCCAGTAGATGTCCACTctgaaatatacacacacacctcttctcCTGCTTGTTCATGAAAACTACATACTCAAAagctgccccctcctcctctaTATTCCTTGTGAAGAGTCGAGCTTtggtctggatcactttactaagGTACACTCCCCCTGTAACATGAAAAAGGAcgtatttttattatagtttcttAAAATGACATATTTACAAATCTTCATTTCAGTTCCCTTGATTTTCCTTCACTGAGGGACAGCCCTATCCActaggctgtgaggatgctgaactctctccctgctctaccccctatacagcacacacacacttagcatCGTGACCCTCCCCTCATCCCCCCTTCCTACCAACACAGTACTACTACACCCCACACCTGCACTACTACTTATACTTGCATTGTCATACCCACTTTAATTCCCCCTACAACTGTGAGTTTTAAAGAACTTTACAAACTTGTTCACTTTATCAGCCTTAAGctttatacctctatatttgtATTACTTGTTTACAGGTTCTGTTGGTACTTGTATTGTCATTCCCTTTTAATCCCTCCCGctcccatcactattgcactactgTTTAGTGTCTTTTGTCTtatgtatgtctatatctgtgtccttgttgtattgtacttATAGTATCtcccattttttatatttacaattttattttctgaacttgctgtaacttttgggaaggagagtaacataatttcaattctctgtatgtcttgtacatatgcagtattgacaataaaactgctTGACTTGAAACTTGACTTGTCCAAAATACACACTGATTGATTCCACAATACTGCAGCCACTAAATAAAGCATTAACTGCAGTAGTTAAGGCTTAGATAACCATCCTATAGGCCAGATCTTTGCCTGCAGATCAACTGGCATACTTTCCTGGACAGCTGGCAGCCAAGGGTTGTGCTAGCTGGTCTGCAGGCTCAGACCCacaaaagtattcaacccccttcAAAATGACTCTTATCATTACTAAACCAGTATCAGTTTGCTTCTGCAGTCAAGAGATTACTCCTATGATATCTGTGGAAAGTGGGGCAAAGGTGAAAGTGTGATATGTAAATCACCTGTGGCATGTTTCAGAGCACGATTATAGCTGGGCAGTTTCCGCCATGGAGCCCTCTTCTTCTCGCCcccctcagtctctctctctcctccttcagCCTCGACTTCACACAGTGCGAAATACTTATCATACATCTTTCGCATCTCTGGACTCCATGAGTCGTTGGGCTCACTGAAGTCTTTGGGCTGGGTGTTAAATGGCCATAGGGACACTTTCTGGACAGAGACAGGTAATACAGACAAGAGTGGAGAAggttagatcactgaattagactGATAACTGAAAAAATCGAGAGGTGACATATGTATCACAGAGCTTTTATAAGATGcataaagttccttacagcactctctCTGATCTTCATCTTAATTCATGAAGTCTCAGAAGTTACATATAGggtactgaacatcctgagagcattacAGGATAGTATGTGAATGTGTGACTatgtgaccttatttacagaagcGTGATGGATTttttgcttctacagctctgttctatTATGTTCCATTCATTATAATTATTAGTATAACAAGTGTTTTACAATCTATATAACTCTTTCCAACAATTTccagaacaaaatgttaaaatgcaagttatgaaattgttattgAGTCATTTACATTACATAAGAATATTTTTTAACCTAAATAGATTTACTgtcaataagaaaaagaaaacatgaaCAAGCAGCTCACTAAATGTATCTGATTCAATTAAGAATTTGGCATCAATATAACATCAAGGCTCTTATGGAATAAGCTTATCTAACTACATTAGTATTATAGGTAAATTCCATCAGTACTAATGAAGATTTAAATAGAAGTACAAATAGTTACAATACAACTCCTCCATTAAGAAATAACAGTAATTCCATCATACACGTGGTCAGCTTATGGGTGTTCAGGGGACTCAGAATCAGGTGACAGAGCACTGTGGACCTGTGGACACAACAGCACAATGAACAAATCACTGAGAACAATCTTACCGAGAATGGACGAAGGCTCTGGAAGGCTGAGGGAGATTTCCACTGTGTTCCAAATCCCTGAATCTGCAAAACGCCTGAAACGCTGTGACCGGAAGGCGAGCGGCTAAAGCTAGGAAATGCTCTAACTGCGTGTAAACCAGctctcatcatcatcatgatgaataaagctcagtttattacacactgacacactgaacTAACTAACACTACAGGAACTCTGAACGCGCTAGGAGCCCCACACACTCATCTGGATCGGATGATGCTGAACCCGCTGAACCCGAGATAACTAGCCGGCTAAGCTCATACATACAGGTAGCTGCTCACTACATATAAACACTGTGGCCTGTTCAAACACATGCACCACGTGCCATAGACTCACTCCAATGCTCTCTGCGTTACTCCAGTGTCTGAAGTGTTTGCGTACACTATTTAAACATAACATAAGCGACGGAAGCGCTGCGGCTGCATCATACGACTTTCAGAGCCGGGCTGAATGACATCAGTGCCTGAGGTTACTACTACTTCCTGTAGAGGGAGCAGATGGGCTTCAGTtccacttacacatacacactacacccTCCTCACTTCCCCTAGACACTCATAGTAGGGAGAAGTGTGCGTGTCTCCTTCACATGTCATAATTATTTGTTTAGACCCCCCTATGTAACATAAAATATTATGTAACCCTGTTGAAATGCTGTTATTTAAACACGTTTTTAGATGATAAAAAGTTACAATACTTTATTAGTGTCACACATTTTAATTCACTCATTGTACATATACAAACTGGAAGGAAATTTCTTAGTTGTAAAAATGCTACTGTTAGAAAGCCTGTTCATTTATCTTTTAAATGGTGAATATGTGGGATGCCCCCATCAAACAGTTTGTCAAATCCTTCAAAACTGCTTATTCTGCCATTTCATGGGGCGCCCACTTTGCCGCCTCTCTCTGGCATCCTCCGTTATATGAAAGTcagtttttaatttggcaccaaatTGGCACCTAATTAGCAGAACCTGGGCGAACCAAAGGCACAAAACAGGTgtcaataaaaacagtaaaatatgctGTTTGCCAATAGCAGATTTGGCCATTTTTTCATGGGTGCAATTCACATTCTCAGCTCTGtgagatttaaaaaatagaaatgcaTGAACAATGTTTCTGGAGAGCCTAGTGAGTGactctaaaataaaatacaataatatatacatacatatatgtatgtatatatataacctATAGCTATACTAATATTTCATTTCAAAAA contains the following coding sequences:
- the them4 gene encoding acyl-coenzyme A thioesterase THEM4 isoform X2; amino-acid sequence: MMMMRAGLHAVRAFPSFSRSPSGHSVSGVLQIQGFGTQWKSPSAFQSLRPFSKVSLWPFNTQPKDFSEPNDSWSPEMRKMYDKYFALCEVEAEGGERETEGGEKKRAPWRKLPSYNRALKHATGGVYLSKVIQTKARLFTRNIEEEGAAFEYVVFMNKQEKRCVCIFQSGHLLEGPPGHVHGGAIATMMDSVTGTMTGYLSGPVVTANLNINYRSPIPLGTVVLIHSALDRVEGRKTFATCKVTSIDESKLHTEATVLFLSVKLGSFFGA
- the them4 gene encoding acyl-coenzyme A thioesterase THEM4 isoform X1, producing the protein MMMMRAGLHAVRAFPSFSRSPSGHSVSGVLQIQGFGTQWKSPSAFQSLRPFSKVSLWPFNTQPKDFSEPNDSWSPEMRKMYDKYFALCEVEAEGGERETEGGEKKRAPWRKLPSYNRALKHATGGVYLSKVIQTKARLFTRNIEEEGAAFEYVVFMNKQEKRCVCIFQSGHLLEGPPGHVHGGAIATMMDSVTGTMTGYLSGPVVTANLNINYRSPIPLGTVVLIHSALDRVEGRKTFATCKVTSIDESKLHTEATEDVTVAFQYSSARLQ